A genomic segment from Spinacia oleracea cultivar Varoflay chromosome 3, BTI_SOV_V1, whole genome shotgun sequence encodes:
- the LOC130469792 gene encoding uncharacterized protein — MKVDSLKLPTVTTHSNELGASSSGTKSIIEENEDDELEIAIQLAIVNSLENIDSKKKHKDEKSDTKENEEVLVETDNEETDDEEAVDDDHKQQNENIERVKPRSAPGWENVKKPTNCPMEEKDSGEEEDDEEGDENEETDDDEDENNEDENAENKSENLNSPSWHAEVNEQDENINREEIVASAPRKMKRQSVEAKTKLQPVRRVEKIIEYEAEDPMEEDDEETDDDILISQFKVARTQPPKKRTKKEKNATTKKEVEKDNKALAKKEKGVVQKKVAKALGTRTPTEEA, encoded by the exons ATGAAAGTTGATTCATTGAAGTTGCCAACTGTTACAACTCATTCAAATGAGTTAGGAGCATCATCTTCGGGAACAAAATCTATTATTGAAGAAAACGAAGATGATGAGTTAGAAATTGCAATACAATTGGCCATTGTCAACTCATTGGAAAACATTGATTCAAA AAAGAAACACAAGGATGAAAAGTCAGATACAAAAGAAAACGAAGAAGTCCTTGTGGAAACTGATAATGAAGAAACAGATGATGAAGAAGCTGTTGATGATGATCATAAGCAACAGAATGAAAACATTGAGAGAGTAAAACCGAGATCAGCTCCAGG GTGGGAGAATGTAAAGAAACCAACCAATTGCCCAATGGAGGAAAAGGATTCCGGGGAAGaggaagatgatgaagaagGTGATGAAAATGAAGAAACTGACGATGATGAAGATGAAAACAATGAGGATGAGAATGCTGAGAATAAATCTGAAAACCTCAATTCACCTTCTTGGCAT GCAGAAGTTAATGAACAAGATGAAAACATTAACAGAGAAGAAATTGTTGCGTCTGCTccaagaaaaatgaaaagaCAAAGCGTGGAAGCAAAGACAAAGTTGCAACCAGTTCGACGAGTGGAAAAAATCATTGAATATGAAGCAGAAGATCCAATGGAAGAAGACGATGAAGAAACAGATGATGATATACTGATTAGTCAATTCAAAGTTGCAAGGACACAACCAccaaagaaaagaacaaaaaaggaGAAGAATGCAACAACAAAAAAGGAAGTCGAAAAGGATAACAAAGCACTTGCAAAAAAGGAAAAGGGAGTGGTACAGAAGAAGGTAGCCAAGGCCTTGGGAACAAGAACACCAACTGAAGAAGCTTAA
- the LOC110778831 gene encoding uncharacterized protein — protein MAAVHNGDHAPKGNLGEKASCLCKSFERQGIPCRHVVWVWEANLIQKIPEAYVLNRWSIMACKKPVFDLEGNVLEQCVQAVDRKRFLNDLWLDLESQSRIFDGSSGSVSSKAQDIELLIGDSVPTKILIKLPKVSKNKGTGVHVHGSGSDKRLKSDKKKDVEQSQKKKRLCKGCKKMGYHDIHNCPEKEK, from the exons ATGGCAGCAGTGCACAATGGAGATCATGCACCGAAGGGAAACTTGGGGGAGAAGGCAAG TTGTTTATGCAAGTCATTTGAAAGGCAAGGGATTCCTTGTAGGCATGTAGTTTGGGTTTGGGAGGCAAACCTTATTCAGAAAATTCCCGAGGCTTATGTGCTTAATCGATGGAGTATAATGGCATGTAAGAAGCCGGTTTTTGATTTAGAAGGGAATGTGTTGGAGCAATGTGTTCAAGCTGTAGATAGGAAAAGATTTTTGAATGATTTGTG GTTAGATTTGGAATCCCAAAGTAGGATATTTGATGGATCGAGTGGTAGTGTTTCTAGCAAAGCTCAAGATATTGAATTGCTTATTGGAGATAGTGTGCCTACTAAAATTTTGATCAAACTGCCTAAAGTTTCAAAGAACAAAGGGACCGGGGTTCATGTTCATGGTAGTGGAAGTGATAAACGGTTGAAGAGTGATAAAAAAAAAGATGTTGAACAAAGTCAGAAGAAGAAGAGGTTGTGTAAAGGATGTAAGAAGATGGGTTACCATGATATTCATAATTGTCCCGAAAAAGAGAAGTAA